Genomic DNA from Trichoderma asperellum chromosome 5, complete sequence:
TCATATTACtgttattaaaattattgctgctgcttgacgaAGCGGGAGGCGCTGCCGAGTTATAGCCTGCACCACCGCCCTGCATAGCGTTCGAATATCGTTGCGATTGCTGTTGAGACTGTTGAAGGGGGACTCTGGCAGACGAAAGTGGCGGCAGCATTGGAGCTGAAGAGGGCTCCGCCGAATCGTCAATCGCGGAATCATCCGGCGAGAACTCGATGGGCTCCTGTGTCGCGTCATTGGAAGCCTCGTTGGAAGCCCCCTGGGCCGTTTTCGCTGAAGACCACAAACTATTCATCATGAGGTGGGCTTTCGATGGGACGTGGCGGTTTCTCGATCTATGCAGCGCATTGCGGGGTCTCGCCAAAGATTCTTCTCCAGGGGGTTTAGTTAATCCATAAGGACGGTGATATATAGTTACCAGAATGCAAAGTAGAAAGATGGTCGCTAGGCAGATGCTATCGCGCGTTGATACTGGTCATGTGCaggtgatgatgagatgctgCAGCTCCAGAATCAAAGGAACTTTGTAGCTTTCTGATAAGGTGGTGCTTCTGCTGGAGGGGCGCTGGTCCGGAGCTCGCAGCGCAGCTCCAATTGGCTGGGCGACCCCTCATGTCCCCTGAGGTACTGCGGTACTGCTTTGCTGGGGCTGGGCGGGCCAAGCGCTACAACAACAGCGAAGTGTTTCCATGGTTTGGTTTATGGCGCTCAAGCACGGCCTCGGTAGTAGGCATATCATGTAATAGCAGATGGGGGAAAGAATCAGTCAAGAAAAGTCTCACCATTTCGTAGACTTTTGAAaatataattctataatttgCAATATATACCAAACTGTTCTTATGTATGCATTTTATATACAAGTGTTTCGCTCCTCTTACTCTTCAGCGTCTGACATGTCCTCGTCCGATTCACCGCCAGCCTCACCACCTCCCCCTTTCtcagtcttcttcttcgctcttcTCCTCAATTTTTTCAGCCGAttcaatctcttcttcttatccttAATGTGctcctccttctcagccATCTTCTGCTTCGCCGCTTCCTCAGCCTGCGCCTTTGCCCTCGCCTTGATCCTCATCGCGACTCTACGCTTCTTCCCCGGCCGCTTCCTCTTCGCCGGCTGGTCATCCTCAACGTGAGCCACGGTTTCTCCTTTTTGTCGGCCAGCTTTTCGGGTTACTTTGATGGTTTGGACTCTCCAAGGGAGCTCAAGACCCCACGCCCTCCCTTTCGATCGCTCAATGACGTCTTCGCCGCTCACGGCTGCCATCTCAtattgctgcttcttctcaggCGACAAATCCGTGACCAGGTAGTATGATAACGGCCGCCCCCAAATCATTTTGCCTTCTACGACTCTGTTGGTGTTTTCAAGAACAACCTGTGGCGCCGGACCAGCCGCGCTGAATAGTCGGAAAGCATAaacctcatcttcgtcttcgccgTCTTCTTTGACTTGAGAGCCTTCAGCTGGCGTCTTTGGCTCGCTTTCTTCATCAGAGTcgagctcttcatcttccttctttccaacAACCTGAGGCTTTGTGACCACCGGTAAAGTAATCTGAGGTTTCGGTGCACTAAAGGCACTCTCATCCAGCCCAAGGGATCTGGCGATTTGCGCATTGAGCCGTGCCTCCAGCTCGGCATCGGGTTCGCTCTCACTCCATGAAGACTCATCCGATGCTTGTAAATCTTCTCGGCGAACTCTAGTTGACTAATTAGCCTACAAACATCTACAAGAAGCAAATATGCAAGTAatagagagggagagatgagagCAGCTCATACCTCTTCGCATCAGGGACCTCAAACATGGTGATTCGTTTCCAGTATGACAGGGCAAAagttttttccccctccgTCCAATCCCGAGTCTGCTAAATTTAGACGTGCCCCAATCGCCTATTATGAGATACAAAGgtccaagaaaaaaaaagtgagatGAAACAAATAGGTATAATCCAATTAGCGTCACGCCTCGGGAAAACGTCAACGCTCAATTAACTAAATCCAAGCCAACATAAAGCGAAACTGCAGACAGAAATGTGTCGCTGTCTTTGAAGGTTGGCTTATCTTATCAAAGGTGCCGAGCATGTCCATATGTACCCAGGTACCCCCTACGCTGCTACTAACGTAAAGTACAGCCAGCCTTTGGCGTACTTTGTACTAGGGGGCACCCAACTCCAAGTACAGATGCCTCCCACACATAGCAGCAACAATACATTGTACCTCTTTATATGGCAGCAATTAAGCACTCCACGCAGCATTCTGCACACATCCAATTCCATACGTATCTATTTCTAGATTCAGCTCCTATCTCTCTAGAGTCTAGACCAAGGCCCCGGAATCCTCCCCAACGGtcacgaaaagaagaagcagccagGAACACCCCCCCGCTTACAAGGGAATATGGAATATGACGAGGAATCAACACCTTTGGCCCCCACGCCCGGAAACCAGCGCaggagcaacagcaaaaagagaacagAAACTTGACATACTATGTAATCCTTCTTTAATCTATTTTGAATTTATCCTTTCCAATGCCGTGCCCTCGCTCGAAAGGAGTAAGCAACTGAGCCTCGCCAGTTCTGCATGCTACACAACGTACATGTTTATATTAGCCTAGGGTCACATCTCATGCAGCCCTGCATAGAGCGTGCAGTAGACAATTCACGCAAATTAATCAAGGCACAGAATAGAGAGAGGCTTTTTCCGCGTggccttcttcctctttcttttttccccctaaTTTAGCCCAGGCACTTGGTGACTGCAATCACTTCGAATAATGCATCACATAATTTGTCATAGAACAAAAGTGCCATTGGCAGGTATCTCGTGTATAACCTATTGCCGTCCAATCAGAGCTCTTCAAGAAAAGCGCTCATCTCGctaacagaaaaaaaaaagaagcaatcaaAATCAACTATCAGCCCATCACAAGTCGCCATTGTGGGTGGTATCTTTGTATTGTAAAGTACCTGAACCACAACTTCGTCCCAACGGACCCAATAACCAAGTTTGACCTTAACGCCATAACAGATTAATCATATTTTTAGCCACCTTTCCAACCAACTGCCCGTCCAAAATCCAAATGTTTGCCTAAATGTATAagcatacatacacacatgcACCTACACGAACACGAACACGTATGTGTATCTGTGTATCTGTGTATCTGTGTATCTGTGTAtctgtatgtatatatgcataAAGTATGTACATAGGTAAGCATAGATAAATCCGTGAAATAAAGCCTCCATAGCATTTGTTGCCTATTTGCGCCGTAGAATCAAAGTGTTCATTGCACACATGTCCCAGTCCATCCtggataaataaaaatcccTAGTAATTTACAACCGAAAGAAACgacaaaaacaaaggatACTCTGTAGCTGCCTGCCGAAATTGCCTCACACTTAATCATGATGCTGCAAGTACCTAGCTTGCAGTCCATGAATAATTATGCATGTGCTCAAACGACCCGCGAGATTCAGGCTTCGCTGAAGATCCAGTTGTTGTCCCCGCCTTATAGGAGTCATGGGAGAATGGATATGGTCTCGCATCAGTTGTATTATAAGCTGTAGTGGAGCTGTTCTCGCCGGCGACGGTGCTAGACCAGGCTTGTGATGACGAATAGTATTCCCTTGAAGAGGTTGATCCTTGCGTCGTAGATCCGTACCGGTACTCGGGCGATTCGCTATTGTTCACGGAGTTGGTTGCATGAACAGACTGCTGGCCGCTATGTCTCGGACTCTTGTTTGGTCGGCCGTTTTCAACATATCTAGGGATGCTCAAAGCGCTATCCTGGCCGCTCACTGCTGGTGTGCTAGCTGGCAGCTGGGATCCGGAAGTTTGCTGTTGTACATAGGTATACTGCCCACGAGCCGATGGTTGCTGCTCAAGTGGCAAGGATGATATCGTTGATTGAAGTGGCAGCTCTTGGGGATCTGAAGTAAAGGTCGACGCGGTAGGCATGGAAACTTTAGAATACGTATCAGCGCCCATCGTTGCCGCTGAGTAGCTTCCTGGGCCAGATGAGGCGACTTGAGAGATAGacgtgctgctactactagcacTCCAAGTTGGATATGGGCTTGACATTCTGTTAGCTCACTCGGAAAATAACCCAGTCGCaatttaaaacttacttGGCAGGTCTCATTGAACCCAGCTGTCCGCTCCCGGGGACCTTGGGAGCGCTAAAGGTAAAGTTCGAGCGTGGTACCTGTAAATCCACACTTCTCTTGAGCTCTTGTGGCTTTACACTTAATGCGCCAGCGACAACTCCCAAGCCGGTTTCTACCAAGGCTTGGCCCCTTGAGCCAGCGCTTGATCCCAGCAGGGGGATCTCTCTGCGGGCTTGGAAGTTGCGCGGGCTGCGGCCGCGCACTACAACTGGGGCAGTGGTGGATTCTGTCAGGACAACTTTGGAGCTGTCAGACAAGGTTCCAAACACTTTAAGGTGAAGCACAAAGTGCTGTTGAAGCTCCTTTCGTCGACCGTTGTTTGCAGTAGCACTGTTACCTAATGTCAGATCTCTGTTCCAAGATGAGAAAAAATGGAGGGAAACTGGATTTCGGTAAGAATTCGAGAGGTAAGTAAACATACATTCTGAACTGGAGTCGGCGCCAGCCGATAGGATAAACGGCGTAGTCTCCTTCAGGCTCAGATCCGTCATCTTGGAAGGGAATCAACGGGAGGGCGGCAGGTTCTTGATCCGGGCTTTGGTTAATTTCAGGGGCATTAGGTGGAGGAGTTTTCCATGGAATGACGATGAGGCGGACGGGGTTGCCATCAACAGACTCAATAGCAGATATGGCGACCTCCATGCTTGTCACCAGTAGGGTCTCGTTGCTCTCGTTGACGACAGAGAGTTGTCCTCTGGGGGTGATCAAAGAACCACTAATTTGAAACAGATTCCTTCTGTAGCAAGTTAATTCGGGTTGTAAGGCAGTCCCGTCGCTGGCAGTCGATGGCATctcagaaagaaagaacatgCCATGAAGCTGGGCGGATAATTCCAGTTGCTGCATTCGGCCTTGTTGATCCACGATGGTATGCTTATCCTGTGTTCGCCGAAAAGCCAGCAGTTTATGATCTTGATTCACCGTCAATCGAGAGCCGTCATCTCGCAAGTCCTGAACGATTTCCTGATATGCGGCCGGTTCAGTTTGCGAGAAGGGCCTCTTGAGGCTGGGGTAGCTATGCTGAGCAGACAGGCTCGATTGAGAGTGACGGTCATACGCAACGGATTCTTCTTGAGGATACCGTCCATAGGTGTAGGACTGGTCATGGCCACTGCGAGGGCGCCCTGGGAGAGGGGACGCCGAAGCTGAGCTATGAAAGCCAGAGTCCATTGTTGCTGTTCCGAGTCTGTTGGCCAAGTGAGCGGAACCGTTGTAGGTGGACCAGAAATTCGAATGAGCAGGCTCTCCTCTGAGGTCTGACATGGTTACTGGATATGCCGTTGCTGTCATCATGGGCGCATATCCCTCTTTGCTTTTACGCTCGCTGAGGAAACCGTGATGAGTCTTGCTACGCTGACTGATGGAGTTCAGGGGCTGATGTCGCGGCGGATAAAGGATCAAGTGAGTGAAATGGCTCTTGATATATTTCGCCACTCGGGAGCAAACTGCTTCACAACTCCTTCAAAGAGAGGCGAGTGTACAACGTACAACGATAGATATTATTGAAGGATGAAGTTGAGAAGAGAACAGGATATAAAGGATGATAAATAAGAGGTGAGCCCATAAATAATAGACTGGCGGCAGATGATGGAGGGGAGTGGTTGGTAGATTTAAAAGGCCCGGCACTGGACCGGGAGTGGGATATCGATCCTATTATTACTCACAGCCGAGTACCTGTATGTATGGATGTATGTATGCGCATGTGCGCGCATGTGTGTGTCTATAAAGACAGCTCGATGAGCAGAACGGGCTTGCGGGCAGGCACTTCCGGTgagggccgccgccgccttgcACCCCAGTACGGGACCTAAGATGGCCTTCTGTCTACGGAGAGGGCCCAGGGACGCTGGTCCACTCCGGACTAAGACCCATGCTCTCTTCACAAGCAAAAGGACTCGAGTGAGGCTAAGTGGAATAATGATTCGGACTCTTTGACACAAGCGCCAGCCAGGCGCAGCGGACTTGCAAGAAAATAGCCCATTGAGTCCCCACGCATGCAGCCATTCTTGGAAGGAGGACGGGGGGGGGAGTACGTCGCGGCAATGAGAGGGGTCGAACTCGGATCTCGTTCATCAGACGCTTGAAGAGGATCCCCAGGATTCCCTGCAAGTCTTTGGACTGACGTCCGGTGGGCAAGCGGTGCATGCCTGAAATTCATGCTGGAGAGCACAAGCATCGTCGGCCTTTTTTACCCATTTCATTCGTTTATCATACCCAGGGGGTGTGTGGGTGGGTATctgaattttttcttcttctgcttcctttGCTTTGATGCCTCATTATTACCTGTTTATGCAGCCTCTGATCtcttgcattttttttttgtctttggctTTGTTCCTCTGTCAAGAGATGAGACCCGAGAAGTGGGTAGAGTACTGATCGCTTTTTCTAACCTCTCTCCGCTTGGTCATCGCTGATGGACCGCCTCGACCGCCTCTCCATGCGGCGCGAGACATGCTCAAAAATCTTGTCCAGTGGCGCTGCAAACCAATCTCCCAATACGCCGAGGAAATACACAAGTTAGGTAATATTGGTGGAGGACCACGAGAGGAAATTAAGAACCAaggccgaaaaaaaaaaggccgaGCGATGATTCTACCATTGATCAAAACCCAATCTTGATTCTCCCTTATTTCGAGGTGAACGTGCCTGTTTCACAGTACACGCCCCCTTCTTCCTGACAATGTCCGCCTGCCTTCGATTTTGCATACAGGTACGGAGCACAGCAAAGAAGACATACTTGTAGGCGCATTCGGGGGCTTTTTGTTGATGGTCCATGCTGACCCTGCTAGCACTCGATGGTATGTATCGTAGTAGCAATTCGCGTGTTATTGTAACGTGTGGTAGGTATTGCATGTATGGAGTAAACGTGGGCGCCCATCAATCTCACCAGCGCTCGTTCAAAGCGTCCTTCGCATGAGATTTCTGTCTTCCTCTACTACTACCCAAAAAAGGCCCACTAGCCTTTGCATATACCGAGTGGTAGGCGTGGAGACGGTTCTGCCGAGACGTGCACCAGGGGTGCTGATGACTGGCGCAGCGACTTGTATATACACGGTCGTTACCCGGCTCGGCATGGTAGAAAAGCTAAGTTGACGAGCCAGGGTATGGTGGAGAGCGCCCTGCTCATCTCAAAGACGAGATTCTCATAAGCCGCTGAAGGATGCGCTCCGGAACCTAGCGAACCAGTATTGGTGCTTGTGCAGTCAGAGGCAGAATACTCCGAAGCCAAGGTTAATCTGGGCTAATTGAATAGTTTCTAGAAGACGCTGGTGGAGGTGGGAGAATAAGACGCAAAATGTGTCTCACTGACTAGGGATCACGACGCTGCTCCTTGCTTCGTACAGTGCTCCACGGACAACCACCGGCTTCGAGCCAAGACGCAGACAGCCATGTGCAAAGACAAGAGAGGACTGCTCCGCAATATTAAATGCGACCAGGTAGGGCAGCCGCGCGAGAAGTTAAGACGAGGCAAGACAGGGCAGGACAGGACAGGGCAAGAGGCCGGTCCAAGGAGCCACTTGCAGGGGTGTTAGTGGAGGCGCCTCTCAACGAGGATCCCTGACCAGAGGGAGAAGGTATGGCACAAGTATTGGAGTGGCGCggtacggagtacggagtacagtaGCAATAATAAGCTACATGGTGCTGGACATGCAAATAAGCTACTGCAAATGACAAGTGTGTATGCTTTCAAGCGATGGCCAAAATAAACGGGACCGCAAGAAGGATCTTATACCTTTGAGCTTGTTCTTGTATGTACAAGCAAAAGATAGCGGCAAGCGTAGATCTACGTAGCTGTTGTTAAGAAAAGCGGTAGACAAGTAAGGATATAAACATACAgatagagagggagagaatgAGACAGACTGCTCAGGCTCAGTTCCTAATCTGTCTACCACTCGACTAGTGCATGTACCTAACGCATCTTTCTATTGTACTCGGCTGTACGCTGGCTTCAAGAGGATATACGCTAGCACTAATTGTGCTTACCTTAAAAAGAGGCGAGCGGGCTTGAAATCGGCCGATTGGCAGCATGGAGGAGGTGGGCAAAGGTGGATAGCCTCTCTGCGTATTATCTGGGAAAGATCACTCCGTCTTGGTCTCTCGCAGTCATCGGTGCTTTACTTGTACGCCAAACGTGGGAAAAGCAATTTTGAACAAAAGGGCTATAGtaaggaaagagagaaggccCATTGCCATTCGACGATTTCGTTCCATgtgcgccgaagctccccGTCAAGATAGGAGGCGGCAGTGGCCGGGGTAGGCGGCAAGGGGGGTTAGTATCGTGCTCTGTAgggtgtatatatatagttaaacgAGTGCCTATGCCATACTCCATACGTGTAGCAATTTGGTTTGGGAGCTCAATCACCATCGTGTACTAATGCTCGTCCGATCAAAGATGTATGTATCAAGCGGATAAAAAGGTAGATTGCAAGATGATCTCGTGGCGGCACTGACGAGCAACCGGCGGTTCAAAAACGACTGCCGCCTGGCAGCAGGCCAATGCTATGCAGGACAAGTAGATACTACCACTCTCAGCACCAGCTCCATTCATCCAAAGCCAGGGGGGGCGAGGGGGCGTCGAAGGTGGTGTCGGAAAAAACGACGTGTGCAAAGTACCTGTAGCAATACTCGTACTGCTAGCATTATTGGAGGGACCATGGAGAGGATGGGTGGGCTTGAAACGGGTGATGGTGGGGCATAGGCATGGGACCAAGGCCACACCTTGCCATGGCCTGTTTGCATCCGTGATGGGCTGAAGCTTGGTTGATTGATAGTATCTGCGGGAAATCGCGACCCACGAGTATCAATTATCAGTCTCTGGGGAACAAGCATACACTTGAATGCTTGTCCAGTGCCGATTGCCACGCCATGCTTGCATGGACGAGCTACAGCCTATCGCAGAGAGGAGGAAACAAAGCGTTACTCGTCCTTGTTTTGTATTCAAGCAAAGGTGGAGCTCCAAAATGCCGTATCTGAAGGAAATTTGTTCCGGAAAAAATCGTACATGCATCCAGAAACACATTGGGTGATGTGATAGAGGTAAAACTCTATCATACCTTGGAAAAGTGCAAGAAATGGCGAGGTGATGGCCGAGCTGCTTGTGCGCGCGTGTGTGCAAATGTGTGTACGTAAACAGCGCGGCAAAGAGAGATTCATCACAAACAAAGACGCGAGACGCAAGCTAGCGAGACGACAAGGCTGTTGCCGCCAAGACAAAGGCCGCCAGGAAACATGAGGCGGTACCAGCGAGTCTCGTTATTGCCACCACCTCCAAGCAGATGTTCAGGAATCGCGCCGAACGAAGGCAGCCGAAGGCAGAAATGCCGTAGAAGCGGCCTACCCTCGGTCTGGTGGCCCCCAGTGCCGTGCCCTCCTAGATCATCCCGCTCTCGTGATTTGCCCGCCGCAGCCACCGTCCTAGAAATTTGCCAGAAAGGTGGCGTCGAGGTGCAGACAAAAGCCTCAAGACAATGCGGAGGCGGTTGTCCGCGCTGACCAAATATGGCAGTTCAGGCAGGGCGTCCTTCGAGACAAAGAGACGAGTCTGCCAAGAGTGGACTCGGTGGGCTCTAGCCGTCGATCTGGCCTTGGGGTCATCATCAGTGATCACTCGGCTGCGGCCCCACTGCAGCGGCGGATGACATGGACACGAAGAAGCAGAGGCGAGGTCCTTGAAAGCCGTTGTACGAGGCACCCTGGTGCGGCctgttttccatcttctttcctctctcttctatggctcctctttcttcatctcaaCACCGGCTTCCGTGCTCTGGTTCGTCTGCAGTCAGCTGGGGTAACGCACGATCTAGACATGCCAAGTTTAGCCGTGAGGGGATGAAATCAATGCTGGCAATAACCCGGCCCCCGTGATAAAGCCGTGTGACTAGTGACGTTGGCATAAGAATCGGAGCAAAAAGTGAGGACGTAAATGGATCAGTGTCGACTTTTGGCTATAGAGACGCCGGATAGATATGCGCCTAGGTAAGTTGGAGGTTTTGAGCCTAGCCAGCATGATACAAGGATAAGGTGCCCTGTACTAAGTGACAGTTGCCGGATACTGTACCTATATCTTTGACATGCCATTTAGCGTTTCAAGGCAATTCAGTACCATTACCTCTATTCCATGCTCTAGGCTGTTTTCACGCAGGTTTGCTTATAACACTTATGCTTGAAGCTTCGAAGCTCTTGGGTTACAAAAAGTGGATGCCTTGGTGCTAAGGCAGCGCCCTTCAGCAAACTGATCCCCGCCCTCACCTCTGTTCATTCGAATTTGCGCTTGTCCGCAgagccttgctgctggaagATACAGAGCACTGCTATGTTGAGTCTCTGAAGGGAATGCGAGGCTGAAAATCGCCGGGGATTACTAACGCCTATATTTGCGTGACAGGATTCCAAACACAGCAGAGAGACGGAGATGCTCACACCTTGCTCTTACAAGCAAGGGCGACGCAACCTGGAGAATCGAGGCCTGCAGTACTCGCATCTCGCTGCAGCGGCGCTTCAGCTTACCACCACCCAGCTAATTCTCCGTTCTCCCGGCCTCTTCAAGCCGGCACAGCAATACTGCGCAGCAGCACCTCTTCATGGTGGGCCGTGTCTGTGCAGGAATCTCCCGCGCCGCCTGTGGCTTCGGCACGCCGCCGCTGAAGCTGGTGATCAGAATCTGGTGGTGTACAGCGCAAGCCCGCTGAAGGCACCTCAAAGTTTCTGGGCCCACcagctttttctcttttacgTGCCCCTGCGCCTCTGAGCCCCTGTAGGCACTCGTCCCGCGCGCCCCGTAAGGCAGGTACCCCGTCCAAGCCATGTTCTGGAGCCAACCAAGCCACCAAGGGCCTTGATTTCGACGCCTGCAGGCCAATGCATGAGCACGGAGTGTCTGCGGTTATATCTCGAGTGCTTTTGACGGCAGAACACTAGCTCGTACGCGGCCTAGCGTTTAGCCCCCAACTAACTGGAGGTGGAGTTGACAGCCGCGCCTTGCTCCGAGTCTCAGAGAACTTTCAGGTGATGGGTGGAGCGGCCGTGCTGGTGTGGACGCGAGAGGCACCCACTCACTCATCACTCATACTATTCACTGTATGTACACACAAGGTACAAGTACGAAGTACAATGCTGAACGTATTCGAGCCAGCAATGTTGCCTACAAACCTTGAAGACGTCAGGAGCCGCGCCCCCCTGGTTTCTCTGCAAACCAGGCCCAGGTCACGCATGTCCTCCAAGCTTTAGGTCGGCTGGCATTGCCGGCAGAGCAAGAAGCTCCCTTGATTCACACACTTGCACCCCATGGTATACAGACACTGGCTGGCCCACCATGGCCATCTATCAACCTTGCAAGCAAAAAGTATGTTTTGGGATTGTCACCTACGGTCGCTTACAAGGCAGCAAAGTGCGAGTGCAGGGCTTTTGCGCCTTCTCCAGGCTTCAGTATTTCTCGGGCCGTCGAAGCGTAACCCACGTCGACAA
This window encodes:
- a CDS encoding uncharacterized protein (EggNog:ENOG41), which produces MFEVPDAKRVRREDLQASDESSWSESEPDAELEARLNAQIARSLGLDESAFSAPKPQITLPVVTKPQVVGKKEDEELDSDEESEPKTPAEGSQVKEDGEDEDEVYAFRLFSAAGPAPQVVLENTNRVVEGKMIWGRPLSYYLVTDLSPEKKQQYEMAAVSGEDVIERSKGRAWGLELPWRVQTIKVTRKAGRQKGETVAHVEDDQPAKRKRPGKKRRVAMRIKARAKAQAEEAAKQKMAEKEEHIKDKKKRLNRLKKLRRRAKKKTEKGGGGEAGGESDEDMSDAEE
- a CDS encoding uncharacterized protein (EggNog:ENOG41); its protein translation is MSDLRGEPAHSNFWSTYNGSAHLANRLGTATMDSGFHSSASASPLPGRPRSGHDQSYTYGRYPQEESVAYDRHSQSSLSAQHSYPSLKRPFSQTEPAAYQEIVQDLRDDGSRLTVNQDHKLLAFRRTQDKHTIVDQQGRMQQLELSAQLHGMFFLSEMPSTASDGTALQPELTCYRRNLFQISGSLITPRGQLSVVNESNETLLVTSMEVAISAIESVDGNPVRLIVIPWKTPPPNAPEINQSPDQEPAALPLIPFQDDGSEPEGDYAVYPIGWRRLQFRIATANNGRRKELQQHFVLHLKVFGTLSDSSKVVLTESTTAPVVVRGRSPRNFQARREIPLLGSSAGSRGQALVETGLGVVAGALSVKPQELKRSVDLQVPRSNFTFSAPKVPGSGQLGSMRPANPYPTWSASSSSTSISQVASSGPGSYSAATMGADTYSKVSMPTASTFTSDPQELPLQSTISSLPLEQQPSARGQYTYVQQQTSGSQLPASTPAVSGQDSALSIPRYVENGRPNKSPRHSGQQSVHATNSVNNSESPEYRYGSTTQGSTSSREYYSSSQAWSSTVAGENSSTTAYNTTDARPYPFSHDSYKAGTTTGSSAKPESRGSFEHMHNYSWTAS